One Leptolyngbya sp. SIO1E4 genomic region harbors:
- a CDS encoding PEP-CTERM sorting domain-containing protein, with the protein MSLMRFNFNYVKTTITTAIAIAVMPAAAAQAFSFSDYNLVVFEDVYSNSEVEGNAFIGGNLNGNSSNYCIKCSAGGDFTPFDGNGLKVVGDINGTPKNVNNGANVEYGGNLNAHINTNGGGTVTQNSDLASEFDALEKFLQDTSLGLAGLESNSGVVIPGQQPGAVRFNSSGAETAIFNIDVSQLFGNKTQQIELNLNGSETAIINVSGTSANWNQGNMVGSLVDDATQQKVIWNFYEAENLQFNNALYGSLLAPLAHLTNQTELEGNIVVKSLQQNGEVHLPTFTGELPVFVPRPEEPETDPVSVPEPATILGLMTVLGFGAVLKRNRGQLTQ; encoded by the coding sequence ATGAGTCTCATGCGCTTCAACTTTAATTACGTAAAAACCACGATCACAACTGCAATTGCGATCGCGGTTATGCCTGCAGCTGCAGCCCAGGCTTTTTCTTTCAGTGATTACAACTTAGTCGTGTTCGAAGACGTCTACAGTAATTCTGAAGTGGAAGGAAACGCCTTTATTGGTGGCAACTTAAACGGCAATTCTTCTAATTACTGTATCAAGTGTTCTGCTGGCGGTGACTTTACTCCTTTTGACGGCAATGGCCTCAAAGTTGTGGGGGATATTAACGGGACTCCAAAAAATGTAAACAATGGTGCAAATGTTGAGTATGGCGGTAATCTCAACGCCCATATCAACACGAATGGCGGCGGCACTGTGACTCAGAACAGTGACTTGGCCAGCGAGTTTGATGCGCTCGAAAAGTTCCTGCAAGATACCTCCCTTGGGCTAGCTGGGCTGGAGTCTAACAGTGGTGTAGTCATACCTGGCCAACAACCCGGTGCGGTTCGCTTCAACTCTTCTGGTGCTGAAACGGCTATCTTTAACATCGATGTCTCCCAGCTTTTTGGTAACAAGACTCAGCAGATTGAACTCAACCTGAATGGTTCTGAAACAGCCATCATCAACGTCAGTGGGACTTCTGCTAACTGGAACCAAGGCAACATGGTGGGCTCCTTAGTGGACGATGCCACCCAGCAAAAGGTTATCTGGAATTTCTATGAAGCTGAGAACCTACAGTTCAACAATGCGCTCTACGGTTCTCTTTTGGCTCCGCTGGCGCATCTGACTAATCAGACAGAGTTAGAAGGCAACATTGTTGTTAAGTCTTTGCAGCAAAATGGTGAGGTTCATCTACCGACTTTCACAGGTGAACTGCCTGTGTTTGTGCCCCGTCCAGAAGAGCCTGAAACCGACCCTGTCTCTGTCCCTGAACCGGCAACTATCCTGGGTCTCATGACGGTTCTCGGCTTTGGCGCTGTTCTCAAGCGTAATCGTGGTCAATTGACTCAGTAA